A window of the Brumimicrobium sp. genome harbors these coding sequences:
- a CDS encoding iron ABC transporter permease encodes MKNKFVQSKQQTYWKWSLILLILLILLVMYDLTLGSFSISFADIWKALFAHDTNSQSEIMVRIFRFPRVITGVMVGIALSVSGLLLQTLFQNPLAGPYVLGINSGASLFVAISTMFSFHVISTSFSLVTAAMVGAFLVGLLVLASSLYLKNKISLLLVGIMLGSFIGAIVSVIQSYADPNDLKTFMLWSFGSLQSISYSQLPGLFVVVLMGFLLSLLIAKPLNLLVLGDKNASILGVNTKQIRFVVVLITSILSGVITAYCGPIAFVGLIIPNMVKFVYKTTNHFQLILGSALMGAVLIVFCDILMQLLMDTIKIPLNALTALIGAPVVVWIILKKF; translated from the coding sequence ATGAAGAATAAATTTGTGCAAAGTAAGCAACAAACATATTGGAAATGGTCTCTCATTTTATTGATATTACTCATATTGTTAGTAATGTATGATTTGACTTTGGGGAGTTTCTCCATCTCATTTGCCGATATCTGGAAAGCCTTATTTGCACATGATACAAATTCTCAAAGTGAAATCATGGTACGTATTTTTCGATTTCCCCGTGTGATTACGGGAGTAATGGTAGGAATTGCTTTGTCTGTATCAGGTTTACTTTTGCAAACACTTTTCCAGAATCCTTTAGCTGGACCTTATGTATTGGGTATAAACTCAGGAGCTTCTTTATTTGTTGCGATTTCAACGATGTTTTCTTTCCATGTAATAAGCACTTCTTTTAGTTTAGTTACAGCTGCTATGGTAGGGGCTTTCTTAGTAGGACTCTTAGTATTAGCTAGCTCACTTTATTTAAAAAATAAAATTTCGCTCTTGCTGGTTGGAATAATGTTGGGAAGTTTTATTGGTGCTATTGTAAGTGTGATACAATCTTATGCTGACCCAAATGACTTAAAAACTTTTATGTTATGGAGTTTTGGCTCTTTACAATCAATAAGCTATAGCCAATTGCCAGGTCTTTTTGTAGTAGTTCTAATGGGATTCTTACTTAGTTTACTTATAGCAAAACCGCTAAACTTATTAGTTTTAGGAGATAAAAATGCTTCAATTTTGGGTGTAAACACAAAGCAAATTCGCTTTGTAGTAGTTTTGATTACTTCCATTCTATCAGGTGTAATTACGGCATATTGTGGACCTATTGCGTTTGTAGGATTAATTATTCCAAATATGGTGAAATTTGTATATAAAACCACGAATCATTTTCAGTTGATATTGGGAAGTGCCTTAATGGGAGCTGTCTTGATAGTATTTTGTGATATTTTAATGCAACTTTTAATGGATACCATTAAGATTCCTTTAAATGCACTTACTGCGTTAATTGGAGCTCCAGTAGTTGTATGGATTATTCTTAAAAAATTCTGA
- a CDS encoding ABC transporter ATP-binding protein: MLHFQNLHIGFQGKQEPKLLFEARNLEFLKGELVGLIGPNGSGKTTLFDHLMGFITPIEGEICVHNKSLFQLTQEEKVKTLSYVPSKFFGVNHLSVYELISMGRAPYTNILNRLSEEDKRVIDEVLNSLDLMELQEKDTIFLSDGERQIAMIGKALAQESEVMVLDEPTAFLDYNNKRKVMGILQNVALHNEKLVFISSHDLELCFEYCTKIIAIDKNNRQLVEFTAPFQKEEIISKIFS; encoded by the coding sequence ATGCTTCATTTTCAAAATTTACATATCGGATTTCAAGGAAAACAAGAACCTAAATTGTTGTTTGAAGCAAGAAATTTGGAGTTCTTAAAGGGAGAATTAGTGGGTTTAATTGGACCTAATGGTTCTGGAAAAACTACGCTCTTTGATCATTTGATGGGTTTTATAACTCCTATAGAAGGTGAAATTTGTGTGCATAATAAGAGTTTGTTTCAACTTACCCAAGAGGAAAAAGTAAAAACATTGAGTTATGTGCCTTCTAAATTTTTTGGTGTTAACCATTTGTCAGTTTATGAATTGATTAGTATGGGGCGAGCGCCTTATACAAATATTTTGAATCGATTGAGTGAAGAGGATAAGAGGGTAATAGATGAGGTATTAAATTCACTAGACTTAATGGAATTACAAGAAAAAGACACCATTTTTTTAAGTGATGGCGAACGTCAAATCGCTATGATAGGGAAGGCGTTAGCACAGGAAAGTGAGGTAATGGTTTTAGATGAGCCTACAGCCTTTTTGGATTATAACAACAAGCGAAAAGTGATGGGGATACTACAAAATGTGGCTCTACACAATGAGAAATTAGTATTTATTTCTTCTCATGATCTAGAATTGTGTTTTGAATATTGTACGAAGATTATTGCAATTGATAAAAACAATAGGCAATTGGTAGAGTTTACAGCTCCTTTCCAAAAAGAAGAGATAATTTCGAAAATATTCTCATGA